In Solanum pennellii chromosome 3, SPENNV200, a single window of DNA contains:
- the LOC107012935 gene encoding uncharacterized protein LOC107012935 has translation MNGGDRVLRRRKSLTERLGLKRIGCCGSTWGIMPATTFDVVDDEDENNDVEVMSHHIHTPPQTPCLAVAGGGSSGMNLAAALAAERHFRADNNEFITLSGPRPGPNSNSGPLRPDESSPRNVPTYDNNEVNIHPGPWLRPGPNSYSGLPRPDEGVSGNIPGTPTRMSLMRLLEETEVYEGELLIEKEEEGVGSDSVCCVCMRRKKGAAFIPCGHTFCRVCSRELWVNRGCCPLCNRSILEILDIY, from the coding sequence ATGAACGGTGGTGATAGAGTTCTAAGACGACGAAAGAGTCTAACTGAACGGCTAGGATTAAAGAGAATCGGATGTTGCGGGTCCACTTGGGGTATCATGCCAGCAACAACGTTTGATGTTGTTGACGATGAAGACGAAAATAACGACGTAGAAGTGATGAGTCATCATATCCACACACCGCCACAAACACCGTGTCTGGCGGTGGCCGGAGGAGGAAGTTCCGGAATGAATTTGGCGGCCGCATTAGCCGCCGAACGCCACTTCAGAGCGGATAATAATGAATTCATTACCCTTTCGGGTCCAAGGCCCGGCCCAAACTCAAACTCGGGCCCATTGAGACCCGATGAAAGTAGCCCAAGGAATGTACCTACTTATGACAACAATGAAGTCAACATTCATCCGGGCCCATGGCTTAGGCCCGGCCCGAACTCATATTCGGGCCTACCGAGGCCCGATGAAGGTGTCTCGGGAAATATTCCGGGGACGCCAACGAGAATGTCGTTGATGAGGTTGTTAGAGGAAACAGAAGTGTATGAAGGAGAATTATTGattgagaaagaagaagaggggGTGGGGAGTGATagtgtgtgttgtgtgtgtatgagaagaaaaaaaggagcaGCATTTATACCATGTGGTCACACATTTTGTAGAGTGTGTTCAAGAGAGCTTTGGGTAAATCGAGGTTGTTGTCCACTTTGTAATAGATCCATTCTTGAAATTCTCGACATTTACTAA
- the LOC107015455 gene encoding expansin-A13-like, whose translation MLLQLLLTVTLCSTFSLAHSHYNWSPSSSSSTAAAAAAHPSEWRPGRATYYAPADPRDVVGGACGYGDLERSGYGKSTAGLSTVLFEKGQICGACFEVRCVEELRWCIPGTSIIVTATNFCAPNYGFESDGGGHCNPPNAHFVLPIEAFEKIAIWKASNMPVQYRRIKCRKEGGVRFTINGAGIFLSVLISNVAGAGDIVAAKVKGSRTGWLPMGRIWGQNWHISADLKNQPLSFEITSSDGVTLTSYNVAPKIWNFGQTFQGKQFES comes from the exons ATGTTGCTACAATTATTACTAACAGTCACACTGTGTAGTACATTCTCACTAGCTCACTCCCACTACAATTGGTCACCGTCTTCCTCCTCCTCCACCGCCGCCGCCGCCGCCGCTCACCCATCGGAGTGGCGCCCGGGACGGGCAACCTACTATGCTCCAGCAGATCCACGGGATGTAGTAGGTGGCGCGTGTGGGTACGGTGATTTAGAGAGAAGTGGGTATGGTAAATCAACAGCTGGATTAAGCACTGTGCTATTCGAAAAGGGTCAGATTTGCGGAGCTTGCTTTGAAGTTCGATGTGTTGAGGAACTCCGATGGTGTATTCCGGGTACTTCGATTATTGTTACTGCAACGAATTTTTGTGCTCCGAATTATGGATTTGAATCTGATGGCGGTGGACATTGTAACCCTCCAAATGCACATTTTGTTCTGCCGATTGAAGCTTTTGAGAAAATTGCGATTTGGAAAGCTTCGAACATGCCTGTTCAGTATCGAAG AATTAAGTGCAGAAAGGAAGGAGGAGTTCGATTCACGATCAATGGTGCTGGAATATTCTTGTCTGTTTTAATCAGTAACGTTGCAGGCGCGGGTGATATAGTGGCAGCAAAAGTTAAGGGTTCAAGAACAGGATGGCTTCCCATGGGTAGGATTTGGGGCCAAAACTGGCATATAAGTGCGGATTTGAAGAATCAACCACTTTCTTTCGAGATAACAAGCAGTGATGGAGTCACCTTAACATCTTACAATGTTGCTCCGAAGATCTGGAATTTTGGACAGACTTTTCAAGGTAAGCAGTTCGAATCGTAG
- the LOC107015453 gene encoding uncharacterized protein LOC107015453, which produces MLGAVQLGLFAAGVVLFVPMGMAGWHLSRNKMLFFSCALFITLAVGVHLVPYFPSVASFLSSGSDSLSSVIVNRDSCFSLLHQVAFDFQELSNNSKRGSWKWVESENVVDCDFQKLTKNDASDLLNGSWVVVAGDSQARLMVVSLLELLLGESKMELIKKDLFLRHSDYNIFVDEIGMKLDFIWAPYMSNLTDLIMRFKEKKSYPDVFVMGAGLWDMLHVNNASEYGVSLKSLKDSVVLLVPVSSAFANSDGSGTNIVVPVRSPNLFWLGMPKLISSMLKTDEKREKMNDVMWEAYNDELYRSKLLQQSGGPLFLLDVHSLSNKCGADCTSDGMHYEGAVYEAAVHIMLNGLLIESNQKL; this is translated from the coding sequence ATGTTGGGTGCTGTCCAATTAGGACTTTTTGCAGCAGGGGTTGTACTTTTTGTCCCTATGGGTATGGCAGGTTGGCATTTGAGCCGTAACAAGATGCTCTTTTTCAGTTGTGCCCTTTTCATCACTCTTGCTGTTGGTGTTCATCTTGTTCCATATTTCCCTTCTGTTGCATCTTTTCTTTCATCTGGTTCAGATTCTTTATCATCTGTTATTGTAAATCGtgattcttgtttttctttactTCATCAAGTAGCATTTGATTTTCAAGAATTgagtaataatagtaaaagGGGTTCTTGGAAATGGGTTGAGTCTGAAAATGTTGTAGATTGTGATTTCCAGAAGTTGACTAAGAATGATGCTTCAGATTTGTTAAATGGGTCATGGGTTGTTGTTGCTGGAGATTCACAAGCTAGGTTAATGGTGGTTTCACTTTTGGAGTTGTTATTGGGAGAAAGTAAGATGGAGCTGATAAAGAAGGATCTTTTCTTGAGGCATAGTGATTATAACATATTTGTTGATGAGATTGGGATGAAGCTGGACTTTATATGGGCACCTTATATGAGTAATTTGACTGATTTGATAATGaggtttaaagaaaaaaagagttatCCTGATGTATTTGTGATGGGGGCAGGGTTATGGGATATGTTACATGTAAATAACGCGTCGGAATATGGTGTTTCGTTAAAGTCTTTGAAGGATTCAGTAGTGTTGTTGGTACCGGTTTCTTCAGCTTTTGCTAACAGTGATGGTTCTGGGACGAATATTGTGGTTCCAGTTCGGTCGCCCAACTTGTTTTGGTTGGGGATGCCTAAGTTGATAAGCTCAATGTTGAAAACAGATGAGAAGAGGGAGAAGATGAATGATGTAATGTGGGAAGCTTATAATGATGAACTTTACAGAAGTAAGCTTCTTCAACAATCTGGTGGACCATTGTTTTTGCTGGACGTGCATTCGTTGAGTAATAAATGTGGAGCTGATTGTACGTCCGATGGAATGCATTATGAGGGGGCTGTCTATGAAGCTGCTGTACATATCATGTTAAATGGATTGCTGATAGAATCTAACCAGAAGCTATGA